CGCCTCGGAGGCGGTGGACGTCGTCCTGATGGACCTCCAGTTCGGGCCCGGGATGCACGGCTCCGCGGCCACGGCGGCGATCACGGCGCGGCCGGGCGGGCCCCGGGTGCTGGTCCTGACCACCTACGACACGGACGCCGACATCCTGGCGGCGGTGGAGGCGGGCGCCTCGGGCTACCTGCTGAAGGACGCCCCGCCGGAGGAGCTGGCGGCGGCGGTCCGCACGGCCGCGGCCGGCCAGTCGGCGCTGGCCCCGGCGGTGGCGCTGCGGCTGATGGACCGGATGCGCACCCCGGCGGAGGCGCTGACGAAGCGGGAGCTGGAGGTGCTCCAGCTGGTC
The Streptomyces sp. NBC_00091 genome window above contains:
- a CDS encoding response regulator transcription factor, with the protein product MTIRLLLADDHPVVRAGLRAVLDTEPDFTVVAEAATAERAVELAASEAVDVVLMDLQFGPGMHGSAATAAITARPGGPRVLVLTTYDTDADILAAVEAGASGYLLKDAPPEELAAAVRTAAAGQSALAPAVALRLMDRMRTPAEALTKRELEVLQLVADGLSNQQISKRLFLSQATVKSHLVHVYAKLGVDSRTSAVAAAATRRLIRTP